A genomic stretch from Lathyrus oleraceus cultivar Zhongwan6 chromosome 2, CAAS_Psat_ZW6_1.0, whole genome shotgun sequence includes:
- the LOC127123457 gene encoding zinc finger BED domain-containing protein DAYSLEEPER, producing the protein MSYSTSLESLGDSQSPPKDGEECLNVLNPIIDLNANTNEEPLTNESTPGNEVVNEENVERSDIVIQKSKRKKTSLVWDHFKKVELKNGKKWQCIHCKNNYSVVASGSTSHLMRHLKQTCHVYKKLVAQQKKLNFQPAKSKIDEKLFGPLLMNSRGKYDHERQREATAHWIMMHEHAFNIVEEEGFHFMMKCSNTSYEKISRKTLKNDCIAVYEAERKKLKSTLRTVNKICLTTDLWKSQNQKIEYMVLTGHFIDADWVLQKRILSFVHVPPPRRGVDIADAILKCLKDWDGIGKIAKIVEDVRESVKFINQSEARLQTFSQIVQQLKLGGKKLILDFHTRWNSTYQMLSVAMQFKEVFPRFQDREPSYTTLPDDDDWEKVEKFPSSEYPTANLYLAEVFRIKLVLDQAIQDKSDFMKEMAKGMKGKFDKYWSQCNLVMSLASVLDPRIKMMGVNMCFPLIYPEVVARKNIENVRIALDDMYKE; encoded by the exons ATGTCATACAGTACCTCACTTGAATCATTGGGAGATTCACAATCACCACCAAAAGATGGAGAAGAGTGTTTAAATGTATTGAATCCTATCATTGATTTAAATGCAAATACTAATGAAGAACCACTAACAAATGAATCAACACCGGGAAATGAAGTTgtgaatgaagaaaatgttgagagGAGTGACATTGTTATTCAAAAGTCCAAGAGGAAGAAAACTTCTCTAGTTTGGGATCACTTCAAAAAAGTGGAATTAAAGAATGGAAAAAAATGGCAATGTATACACTGTAAAAACAATTATTCTGTTGTTGCTAGTGGATCAACCAGTCATTTGATGAGGCATTTAAAACAAACATGTCATGTTTACAAGAAGCTAGTAGCacaacaaaaaaaattaaattttcaGCCAGCAAAAAGCAAGATTGATGAGAAGCTTTTTGGACCACTACTAATGAATTCAAGAGGTAAATATGACCATGAAAGACAACGAGAAGCCACCGCACATTGGATTATGATGCATGAACATGCATTTAATATTGTTGAGGAAGAAGGTTTTCATTTTATGATGAAGTGTTCTAATACTTCATATGAGAAAATTAGTCGGAAGACATTGAAGAATGATTGTATTGCTGTTTATGAAGCTGAAAGAAAAAAGTTGAAGTCTACTTTAAGGACAGTAAATAAGATTTGTTTGACCACTGATTTATGGAAGTCACAAAATCAGAAGATAGAATACATGGTGTTAACGGGCCATTTCATTGATGCTGACTGGGTTTTGCAGAAACGCATTCTTAGTTTTGTTCATGTTCCTCCTCCTCGGCGTGGtgttgatattgctgatgctATCCTCAAATGTCTTAAAGATTGGG ATGGTATTGGGAAAATAGCAAAAATAGTTGAAGACGTGCGTGAAAGTGTGAAGTTCATCAATCAGTCTGAAGCAAGGTTGCAAACATTCTCACAAATAGTTCAACAACTAAAGCTTGGTGGTAAAAAATTAATTCTTGATTTCCATACTCGTTGGAACTCCACCTATCAAATGTTGTCAGTTGCAATGCAGTTCAAAGAAGTCTTCCCTCGTTTTCAAGATCGAGAACCAAGCTATACAACTCTTCCAGATGATGATGATTGGGAAAAGGTTGAAAAGTTTCCAA GTAGTGAATATCCAACTGCTAACTTATATCTTGCTGAGGTATTTCGAATCAAACTAGTTTTAGATCAAGCTATCCAAGATAAATCTGATTTTATGAAAGAAATGGCAAAAGGGATGAAGGGAAAATTTGATAAATATTGGAGCCAATGTAATCTTGTTATGTCGCTTGCTTCTGTTTTGGACCCTAGGATCAAAATGATGGGTGTTAACATGTGTTTTCCCTTAATTTATCCGGAAGTTGTAGCTAGAAAAAATATAGAAAATGTGCGTATCGCGCTTGATGATATGTACAAAGAGTAA